tacgaatttGCGTACAGTTACAACCCTAATACAAAGTATTtacatgcttggaatctgcgctttttgatgatataccagttactatggtaatctacaaatcccgtttccatatgagttgggaaattgtgctataaatatatatgaacagaatacaatgatttgcaaatccttttcaacccatattccattgaatgcactgcaaagacaagatatttgatgttcaaactcaaactttttttttttttgcaaataataatttacttagaatttcatggctgcaacacgtgccaaagtagttgggaaagggcatgttcgccactgtgttacatcaccttgtcttttaacaacagtcaataaatgtttgggaactgaggaaactaattgttgaagctttgaaagtgtaattctttcgcaatcttgttttatgtagagcttcagtctccactgtcatattttacacttcaaaatgcgccacacattttcgatgggagacaggtctggactgcaggcaggccaggaaagtacccacactcttatttttacaaagccacgctgttgtaacacttgtcttgctgaaataagcaagggcatccatgataatgttgcttggatgacaacatatgttgctccaaaacctctatggacctttcagcattaatggtgacttcacagatgtgtaagttacccatgccttgggcactaatacactcccataccatcacagatgctggcttttgaactttgcgcctataacaatcccaatggttattttcctctttgttctggaggacaccacgtcctctgtttccaaatataatttgaaatgtggacttgtcagaccacagaacacctttccactttgcatcagtccatcttaggtgagcttgggctcagccaagccggcggcgttcaggatattgttgataaatgggtttggctttgcatagtagagttttaacttgcacttacagatgtagcgaccaaccgtagttactgacagtggttttattaagtgttcctgagcccatgtggtgatatcctttacacaccgatgtcggtttttgatgcagtaccgcctgagggatcaaaagtctgtaatataatcgcttacgtgcagtggtttctccagattctctgaactttttgatgattttacagaccgtagatggtagaatccctaaattccttgcaatagctcgttgagaaatgtttttctaaaactgttcgacaatttgcttacaaagtggtgaccctcaccccatccttgtttgtgaattacttaccatttcatggaagactcttttatacccaatcatgtcacccacctgttcccaattagcctgcacacctgtgggatgttacatataagtgtttgatgagcattccttaactttatcagtatttattgccacctttcccaacttctttgtcacctgttgctggcatcaaattctaaagttaatgattatttgcaaaaaaaaaaggtttattagtttgaacatcaaatatgttgtctttgtagcatattcaactaaatttgggttgaaaatgatttgcaaatcattgtgttccgtttatatttacatctaacacaatttcccaactcatatggaaacggggtttataattagttactatggtaatctacgtcacagcagctcagacgaggcaccaagcagtgtggacgggaagcgtttccactgacgaggaaggagattttcacagcaaagttctaaagctcagtgatatatagaatagaaagtactttattgatccctgggggaaattcagcaaatatcagatgtatcagattttagATGGGTTTATTTTGTATCCTCGACGTTCATATTTCagtgttgcgtttcacttgattctattatatgtcgatcaaaagggggtgtgacattcttatgttgtcaatattcagtgttttagtgttcatagaaaaatgtaaaattccatgacgttttttaaggcggtctgttttaacgtttttagcattcaatcagaaattatgaggttttgtattagtgttcctaaaaatagatataccggcccccagacacatttttttcctcaaaatttggcccctgagtccaaataattgcccaggcctggcgtACAGCATAATCCAATGTCAAAAATAGACAATTTAATTATCTCAATAACTTGTGTTTATTCCCTATTTGCTGGTGGTTTTAGGATGTAACTCCTCTGATTAGCAGGGATCTACTGTGTACAAATATTGTGGGTGGAGCTATGAACCAGGGCACAATTTTCAAGCAGCAAAACTAAAAACATTTACTCTATTAGGTCAGGTAAAGGGAGGAACTACGGAGGGCTGTATGTAATGTCTGAGTTCACTGACATTTGCTCAGTCTCTCTTATAGTTCATCTcatgcagtggtacgacctctacttaaaaaaTAAGCCTCGACCCCCCTtcctctctaaccttagacctatctctaatcttccatacatttccaaaatattagagaaggttgtctacagtcagttgttgtCCTTCTTAGAGaataatggtatcactgagctgttccagtccggttttaaagccctccacagcacacAGTCAGtgcttctaaaagtttttaacgatatcctcctgtcaactgattctggcaaatatgccgtcctggtgcttttagatctgtctgctgcgttcgacaaTGTCGACCatgccaccttaatcactcgtcttgtgaactgtgtgggtattaagggcgccgccctcaactgcttccggtcgtacctagccgacaggagtttttgtgtaaaaatagacagttttatgtcttccacagctcctctaccacaccGGGTCCCCCaaggctcaatccttgccccaatcctctttgcgctttaccttctcccccttggttctatttttaggaagtatggtattgcatgtCATTTTTATGCttatgattgccagatctattttcccatggcacaaaataacacagttcaacgtctcattgactgcctgcacgacatcaaagcctggctttcagctaacttcctgagtctaaatgaaggcaaaacaaaagtcatattgtttggtccaagtcgctctccctcccccaacgttgacctcggcactctgaccccatatctcagcgactgtgtcacaaacctgggggtaaagttcgactcagattttaaattctaaaaacaaatcagcagcgtcgttcaaaaaagcttttatcaattacgccaaatagcgaaagtgaaaccgcttctgtcaggacataatctcgagaaattaattcacgcctttatctcgaatcgtttagactactacAATGCcatgtatgtaggcattagccaggcctccctcgcccgcctgcagctcgtgcagaactctgctgctcgtctgctaacacagacccgcagacgtgagcacatcacccctatattagcgtcccttcactggctccctgtgcgttatcgaatcaattttaaactccttctatttccttttaaatgtctaatcaacctcgcgccaacatatctcttccacctccttcagccttactgccccactcgatccctaagatcagccgatcagcaactactgacggtccctgacacaaggctaaagcttagaggtgacagagcttttgctgctgctgctctcaagctctggaacgacctacctctgagtgttagacaagcctcctctcttcctgtttttaaatatctcttaaaaacatacttttattccttggcttttaacactaagtgatatccatcctgcaatggcgcccaattatacacctgctgtgaacctgtttttatgttttatttattttttatcatgttctgtttatgttgtgttgtttgctcggtcctcgtattatcttttaacctgcccaatgtacagcactttggctacccctgtggtaaattttaaatgtgctttataaataaagttgatttgatttgatctcAAAATTGTCTGATGTATTGACGTCCAGGCTCTTGTAGACCATGCTTGTATGGACTTTAGCTTTCAGAAACCGAAAATtaccttttataaaaaaaacggTTATAAGCACGGGATTTTACAAAATGTGTTCCAATGGTCAAGAATTAGGATTTTGAAATTATGCTGAGGAATCGATGCTGTGTATGTAAGTATTTCTGTAAAGCCTATAGGGGTGTTGAATGTCCTTCTCTTGTTTATATGTTCTTCACTGACACTGATTGGCTGTTCCAGCAGGTTCAGACATGCCTTTGTCGGCCCATTCTTGCCTCTCATGCTAAACACCCTGCCTTGGCGTGCCCGCATCATCCTTTACCTGCACATACATGCCCTTAATTTGTAAATCCATGCGCTTGAACTTGTTCGCACATCTTACGCATGTTTAACCCTGTTTAACCTTGCCTTAACTCTTGCTTTAGCCAAGGCACGCCAAGCCAGCAATCATGTTTTCATCCGTGTGTTTGATTGGTTATCGTGCGGCACAATGGGATCAGCAGGGACATGTGgggagtttgtttgtttgtgcatGTGTCCAGAAGGAGGGCATGTAGTAGACAACATTCATTATAGTCAACTGTCAAAAGACACAAAGTGATGCATGTCTCAGTTCATCACTGTGGCCAATATGACATCATGTGGAATTCACTCTGATGCCAAGTCTGGTGTAGCTCTTCCTTCCCTTCCCTATGTGCACCTGCTCCACAACAACCTGAAAGCCTAACAAACACGCCCATGCTTTTCATGGTGTATGAGTCATTATTTTCACTCTTTAATTATGCAGCTCTGAGAAGCAGGGTATGAATCAAAGCCAGCCAAAGGTTCTGAATGATTTTAATTTTTTAGCATGTGAAGATTCATTCTCTTGATCTAGCTTCTTCTTCCTCAGAAAACATATTTTCAGGGAATGCCTTATTACATATATGGGAGTTTAACTTAGAATTTTCTAAAAGTCTGCACATTTGCAGCTTAGTTAGTTCCAATAATCCATGTGCCTGCAGAGAATTGCTCTGATAGAAAGTACAAATCAGCTTTCCTTCCAGAATATTTTTCTACACCATAGAGTTCCTCTGATGGTTTACTTTACTGCGGTCCAGTATCACAGTGATTTTTGCGCTCCACTCAATTGGACCGTTGCAGACAGTTGTGCACATATGTGGCTGTGCCGAGACATAACGCCGCCTGCATGTTTTGATTTGTAATGTTCATGTACCAcacttttgttttcttactgtttcTAGAGGAAACCACTGTGGTTGCAACGTTGTTCCGATACTGGATAACAGACATTCTTCCCATGAAGCGAGGCAATGAAAGAACTTTATACAACACATCCTTACAACAGACATTCCGCAAGGattaattttaatgtattttatttgtttgtatGACACACCAATAAAATACTGCTCACCCCACTTAGTATCGATCTGTTGTTTACCTTGGTGTTGTTTTTGAGTATTGTCCGAATGAAAATTGGGAACACTTGTCCATTTTATCAAACCCCTAATTACCAGCACACCAAATGTCAACACTGCAGGAAGTCTTGTTTTGCTTGTTATTGACATTTAAATCTAGCCGGCTAACCTAACAGCTTGCAAAACATCCTAACTAACATGCAAACTGTCTGAAAATCACTGCAAGACACaattctgtgtttttttatattacatTTCACTATTTAGCCTAACAAATGACCCTTGTTGATCCTGAAGAGGGTTGTTGACACTTGTTGCAGTTATCTAACTGTCTATTCTCAATATAGCAGCACAGCATGTTGGTTGCATGATGGACTTTGAGGACCATTGCCTCCTGTGGAGCCTGAAGCTCATGCATTCTATTCTGGTGCATTTACCCAAAGCTTGTTGCCAAGGGAGAAGTTCATGAAAGGGACAAAGAATGATCATGGCAGAGAAGTGCCATTGTGTCGGGTTGAGTTAGTGTTGTCTTTTCAGAACTGGGTCCAAACAACTGGCTAGAGCAACTGTATTAGGGTTAACTTTGGCAGAATTATTAATTCAGCTCATGTATTGGTGCTTATTAAATTGTTGAAGTACATACTTAAATCTTGTGGCCATTACATAGGTAATTTCTTCTTTGATAACATAAATATGGATCATTTTCACAAGGTGGTCATCCATTTCTTAACATGTATCACAGGAGCATATATTGTACATTACTCTGACTTACTGCTCTGTGTTTACTTCTTTGTCCTACTGTGCCAAGTCCTGTAATCCCCTTAGAAATACCAACTGCTTGCAGACTGTTACGTAAGGAGACATTTATAAGTGTTGACAAGTCTTTCTTGAACCAAATACCTAAGCACAGGCTGAAGTGACCACACGCACCTGGGCAGACCCTCTGTCAGCGGGTTTTCCCTCCTGGTAGTCCAAGAAGGGCAGCTTCAGAGACCCAAGCGTTTGCTCGAACCTCCACGACATTGGGAAAATGTTTTTTAGACTCCCAAGACTCACTCCAGGCTACATCAGATTACTGCAGGTGAGTTGAATATATGTTTTCCCTGTTGCATTTATAATTCATGTACAATAGACATTTCTAAAAGGCTTTATGTTACTTTCAGAAAGTCAACACAAAAGCGAAGCCTAGGTAGTTTATTTGATGTGCTACTGAGTTGAAGTCCTCTGGGTTTATTGTAATTTAAGATCATCTTAACAATACATACATTTCAGGTTACATAGTGTATAATTGGTCTACACTGGTctttaaaggagtagttctacaAGACTGATGTAATCATCCattgacctgctcagtggcccagtggttagagtgtctgcctgagatcggtaggttgggagttcaaacctcggccgagtcataacaaagactataaaaatgggacccattgcctccctgcttggcactcagcatcaagggttggaattgggggttaaatcaccataaatcattcccgggcgcggcaccgctgctgcccactgctcccctcacttcacagggggtgatcaaggggatgggtcaaatgcagaggaaaaatttcaccacacctagtgtttgtgtgacaatcattggtactttaactttgactttaatCGCTGCTTTCTAGGTAGTGGTTTTACAGGCAGATATATAGGCTTATTCTGAGGCTTACTCTACactaggggtcaccaacctttttgaaaccaagagctacttcttgggtactgattgatgcgaagggctaccagttttacactttacattttaagtttatatatatatatatatatatatatatatatatatatatatatatatatatatatatatatatatactgtatgtatagttatttgtaagttacatgtaagtgtgatttaaacaaaaatagctaaataaataaatctatatatatatataaaaaatggatatttctgtctgtcattccgtcgtacattttttttccttttacggaaggttttttgtagagaacaaatgatgaaaaaaacacttaattgtacggtttaaaagaggagaaaacacgaaaaaaaaattaaattaaatgaaccaAAGTGAACCATTAAATGAACCACAATATGACttatatctttgtgtaaaatattggacacagagtgttgtcaagcttatgagatgcgatgcaagtgtaagccactgacactattgttaatttttttatttttagtgtaaatgttttttaatgataatatcaatgagggatttttaatcactgctattttgaaattgttgctaattctgataatattcatttttgttttacttttaaattGTACCGTGTCATgattgtgtgtcctcaattgctctgtttattgctattctgaatgttgctgggttgggtttggttttggaattggattgcattgttatggtattgttgtgtattgttttgttggaatgatgaatacattcattaaaaaaaaattatatatatttttttttaattacaaaaataaaaaaaaaacgggcagcgggcgacccatctggtccttgcgggctacctggcACCCGCGGgcgccgcattggtgacccctgctctacactaaGCTCAGCCATTTGCCTAGTATTGTATCTTAACTGTGTCAACAATACAAATTCAACAAAATGCACATTATACTTTACACAGTACATTATTCCATGCTACTACATATTCTGTTATTACAGGATGCATTTTGTTGGAGCTCATGTCATGTAATTACCTTTTAGTGACAAACAATGAAGAAATGTGATCCTGTGACAGCCCATTAAGTTCAAAGTGGCAATGAGAATTGGACGAGTGAGCTTTGGGAATGGCTTTTTAACTGCCTGTGACACAGCTCTGTTGGGAAAAATATGAGGTATCTATTATTTTCACCGCTTTATTGTTGTGATAGGTCTGCACAGGAAATTGACCATGTCAccaaatatacatgttttttgtttgccAAAAAAGATGTGGTAAAGGGGGAGTCGTAGATGGGTCTGAATCTCATGGGCATTTCGGTGCACTGAGTTGGGCAGAGAATTTGAGGCTTTAAAATCTATAACACACGCTGGGCTCACTGAAccagatactgtaatatttgtgaATGTACTAAGGAGTctgaatgttttaaaaaatatatatttcagagTTCTTTAGCACTAAACTAACATTGTATAATAAAGACTTCTTTCTGTTTCAGACCCAAGCCTACCATAATGTGTATGTGGTGCGTCCACCGGAGAAGACCATGCCTGGCCTGGCTATGCTCTTAGGGGCCGTGGGGATCGGGATGTGCGGTTACAGCTCCAGGCAGTTGGCTCTCTACCACCGACCTTCCAGCCGTGTGCTGCAGTGGGTTGGATCACACACTGACGCTACAATGGCGGGCACTGCTGCCTACAGGACCCCCTTCCTGGATGCTACCCGCAGGGCTGGAGCTTGCCAGGAGATCACCCCTCCCTCATTTGTTGGCCAGAAGTTTGTTTGAAGCAAGATTGGTCGGCCACAGATTTATTCTCAGTAACCACACTTGTGCATGTTGAAGATTGTAGCTATGCTGGCCCATTGTGTAAATGAGGCCCATGTGCTCTCTAATGACACGTAAGTGTGGGGACTTGGATGAGTCAATCTGTGTGTTGACAGGAAATTGGATATGATACTAGTTTTGTAGCTTCAGCAATATGGTGGAAATAATGTTACAATCTCTGACAAGAGTGTGTTATTTATTGCCATTGCCGTGTAAGCACTGTCATTGCTCAATATAGCCTGATTATGTTTACCGTAGAGCCAGTTTGTCATTTGGATGATGCAAAAAGGGACTGCTTGGTAGGGGTCATTTATGCGCAGATGGTTTGCAAAACTCTCAGTAGCCACACTTCCCCAAGAAGACCCAAAGTATTAAAGCTACCCATCCCATGCTGAATACCTCTGGGCTGTCTATTAAGGACAGCGTGGAATTTGTTGGTTGGCTTTGTAACCCAATTAGTAACCTATTCTTGGTGTCTAGATCTGGATGGTGATGATGCATCCATTAGTTTTTTCTGGATTACATAATAGTGACATGCAATGATTCTTAAACCTGCATTTCCCTTATAGAGATTAACCCAGGTGGCAAACCACAAAACCGTTAATTTGGTTTAAAGCGTATCTCTTAAGAGAGAGACAGTCCCTGTGCATCCAAACATTGTACCTTTCTCCCTGCAATGTCCACCATTTGTGTCACTGCCATGGGGATTTCAATGATGTTGCATTGGTGTTTCCGTTTTGTGATCACACCAAAAAAATGTAGCAGTTCATAAGACGGGGTGTGAACTGTGGCGAGGCATTGAGCGTGGTTGAGGAAGTGTGCTGTGCCTTAGGGAGAGCACAGGGTCTGTCGAATTAATTTGAGAAAATGATTTCTTCATGGGTAGGACCACAGGCTGTAGGGATCATTGTTACAGACACTCCTGTCTGACCAAACTAACCAGTAACTAGTCGTGATAGTTGGGGGACAATCTCAGGCTTCCTGAAGTCAAAACCGAGTAAGGCACAAGACCATAATCCAATCAGATTTGGATGTTGAAAAACTGGAAAGAGACGACCTGTAACAAGTTTACAACAGTTAGTCTCCAAGCAACAGGTTCATTTGTGAGGAAACAGAGGATGCATCTATGTCCTTGCAT
The sequence above is drawn from the Nerophis ophidion isolate RoL-2023_Sa linkage group LG03, RoL_Noph_v1.0, whole genome shotgun sequence genome and encodes:
- the zgc:193593 gene encoding uncharacterized protein zgc:193593, with amino-acid sequence MFFRLPRLTPGYIRLLQTQAYHNVYVVRPPEKTMPGLAMLLGAVGIGMCGYSSRQLALYHRPSSRVLQWVGSHTDATMAGTAAYRTPFLDATRRAGACQEITPPSFVGQKFV